A part of Setaria viridis chromosome 8, Setaria_viridis_v4.0, whole genome shotgun sequence genomic DNA contains:
- the LOC117833806 gene encoding glycerophosphodiester phosphodiesterase GDPD4, protein MRGLLGRRRQPPPLPLFPAAKRSSAPASLLFARLSRLLPASRLLRLLLLLALLSLVPPAFFHLRLRRFHRMRERKCGWITSPPMVCAHGGDSTNAFPNSMEAFRMALDARVDCVEVDVSRSSDGVLFALHDRDLQKMSGNSTAKVGHWSTDEIKALRFQLSKRVQNEEVPKAEDALAVISRSVRQVILDVKVGPPSFDKGLAEDVLSLLKRTNCKNCLVWAKTDNLARDIIKLSEDVVVGYIVMVDKSTGRKTEFVRLEGAKVAGVYHPLIHEKVVKVMRRHGKKVFAWTVDDNKSMEKMLHEHVDAIVTSNPSLLQQLMHETRTECLEDGFALP, encoded by the exons ATGAGGGGGCTCctcgggcgccggcggcagccgccgccgctccccctcttccccgccgccaagcgctcctccgcgccggcgaGCCTCCTCTTCGCGCGCCTCAGCCGTCTCCTCCCGGCgagccgcctcctccgcctgctcctcctcctcgcgctcctctccCTCGTCCCACCGGCCTtcttccacctccgcctccgccgcttccACCGC ATGCGGGAGAGGAAGTGCGGGTGGATCACGAGCCCGCCCATGGTGTGCGCGCACGGCGGCGATTCCACCAACGCGTTCCCCAACTCG ATGGAAGCATTTCGGATGGCTCTGGACGCACGGGTCGACTGCGTGGAGGTAGACGTCTCGAGGTCCTCAGATGGCGTGCTCTTCGCGCTTCATGACAG GGATCTGCAAAAAATGTCTGGTAATTCCACAGCCAAAGTTGGCCACTGGAGCACAGATGAG ATAAAAGCACTAAGGTTCCAGCTATCGAAAAGAGTCCAAAACGAGGAAGTTCCTAAAGCAGAAGATGCTCTGGCA GTGATATCACGATCAGTTAGGCAGGTGATTCTGGATGTGAAAGTTGGCCCACCTTCATTTGACAAAGGTTTAGCTGAAGATGTATTGTCTCTT CTGAAGAGAACAAATTGCAAAAATTGTCTTGTGTGGGCAAAAACTGATAACCTAGCAAGAGATATAATCAAGTTGTCTGAAGATGTTGTG GTTGGTTATATTGTTATGGTTGATAAGTCCACCGGTAGAAAAACCGAGTTTGTGCGGCTCGAGGGGGCTAAAGTTGCTGGTGTATATCATCCTTTGATCCATGAGAAAGTTGTGAAGGTCATGCGCAG ACATGGTAAGAAAGTCTTTGCATGGACTGTTGACGATAACAAGTCCATGGAGAAGATGCTGCATGAGCATGTCGATGCCATTGTGACCAGCAACCCTTCCCTCCTGCAGCAGCTTATGCATGAGACAAGAACTGAGTGCCTGGAAGATGGTTTTGCCTTGCCATAA